From Anabrus simplex isolate iqAnaSimp1 chromosome 11, ASM4041472v1, whole genome shotgun sequence, a single genomic window includes:
- the LOC136883214 gene encoding cyclin-dependent kinase 2-interacting protein has translation MYKTPPRKGPEGGPAQFSPVIVSDSPVKKIAQQGNLTGNPRVVRDLAADTYNSIQKWNEQQIIGAHIVKNIVTLKTNALVEGEAEKDRMYPEGLQQQCDLLEETYNMMCEAEATLRIITQQLEAVVKLEKLQNICSPAAPMFITWPTQKFGEVLARISEAYRQELEVKRCVKENIAHCTSKESAVLHASAWVHQPYITTDVDLAVESLIVETGHR, from the exons ATGTACAAAACTCCACCCCGAAAAGGTCCTGAAGGTGGACCTGCACAATTCTCTCCAGTTATTG TTTCAGACAGTCCTGTCAAGAAGATTGCCCAGCAGGGAAATTTAACTGGAAATCCACGTGTTGTTCGTGACTTGGCTGCAGACACCTATAATTCAATACAGAAGTGGAATGAACAACAAATTATTGGAGCCCATATTGTGAAGAATATCGTAACTCTCAAAACGAATGCACT GGTAGAGGGTGAAGCAGAGAAAGACAGAATGTACCCTGAGGGCCTACAGCAGCAATGTGATTTACTCGAGGAAACGTACAATATGATG TGTGAGGCAGAGGCTACTCTCCGGATTATAACTCAACAGCTGGAAGCAGTGGTCAAATTGGAGAAACTCCAGAATATCTGTTCACCTGCTGCACCCATGTTTATTACATGGCCCACTCAGAAGTTTG GAGAAGTTCTTGCCAGAATAAGTGAAGCCTATCGACAAGAATTGGAGGTGAAACGCTGTGTGAAGGAGAACATAGCTCATTGTACTTCTAAAGAATCTGCTGTTCTACATGCATCAGCCTGGGTTCATCAGCCATACATAACAACTGACGTGGACTTGGCTGTGGAAAGCCTCATAGTGGAGACTGGACATAGATAG